The Chaetodon auriga isolate fChaAug3 chromosome 3, fChaAug3.hap1, whole genome shotgun sequence genome has a window encoding:
- the smim7 gene encoding small integral membrane protein 7 has product MIGDLLIFGTLLVNAGAVLNFKLKRKESQGFGDESRGPTTGDNIREFLLSLRYFRIFIALWNIFIMFCMILLFGS; this is encoded by the exons ATGATCGGAGATTTGTTGATATTCGG GACCTTGCTGGTGAATGCAGGGGCTGTGCTGAATTTCAAGCT GAAAAGGAAGGAGTCTCAAGGATTTGGAGATGAGTCCAGAGGACCgacaacag GTGACAACATAAGAGAGTTTCTGCTCAGCCTGCGATACTTTCGGATCTTCATCGCTCTGTGGAACATCTTCATCATGTTCTGCATGATCCT ATTGTTTGGATCATGA